The following proteins are encoded in a genomic region of Planococcus lenghuensis:
- a CDS encoding GNAT family N-acetyltransferase has product MKIETRIIRAEDHEIANLLNVEIQVSSIENFLKQEAYFLTIDKECSTTLAFLGDDLVGFFSLRKSTVDIESDGEITKIPCLDIARIAVASEYQNRGIGSKLLARIFDLAETVNEKYITLEALIEKYEWYKKKI; this is encoded by the coding sequence ATGAAAATAGAGACTAGGATTATCCGAGCAGAAGATCATGAAATTGCCAATCTTTTAAATGTGGAAATTCAAGTATCAAGTATAGAGAATTTTTTAAAACAAGAAGCCTACTTTCTGACAATTGATAAGGAATGCAGCACTACATTGGCATTTCTTGGAGATGATTTAGTAGGCTTTTTTAGTTTGAGAAAATCGACAGTAGATATCGAGAGCGATGGAGAAATTACTAAGATTCCATGTTTAGATATAGCACGCATAGCTGTTGCAAGCGAGTACCAAAACCGGGGAATAGGGAGTAAGCTTTTAGCTAGGATATTCGATCTTGCAGAAACGGTTAACGAAAAATATATAACGCTGGAAGCATTAATAGAGAAGTATGAGTGGTATAAGAAAAAAATTTGA
- a CDS encoding MerR family transcriptional regulator yields MAESFAKAKYFLEELFFSVTKKGELFYTYHSGSLLNSAELQKELGVSRATISRYVQQGMEVIPKTGHKRYPLHNTFYWKNGIWAAQLQVQQERYRIRNQTMEQLIEELQAEVLAFETAYKGTFEEVFGDIQDPYQLSKPDDYFDWHDAIEELKRIDD; encoded by the coding sequence TTGGCTGAATCGTTCGCTAAGGCGAAGTATTTTTTAGAAGAACTTTTCTTTTCGGTTACGAAAAAAGGTGAATTGTTCTATACCTATCATTCCGGATCACTGCTGAATTCAGCTGAGCTGCAGAAAGAGCTGGGTGTATCCCGCGCCACGATCAGCCGTTATGTTCAACAAGGGATGGAAGTCATCCCGAAGACCGGTCATAAACGATACCCTCTGCATAACACCTTCTATTGGAAAAATGGCATATGGGCAGCCCAGCTGCAAGTCCAGCAAGAGCGGTACCGAATTCGGAATCAGACAATGGAACAGCTGATCGAAGAATTGCAAGCGGAAGTCCTGGCATTCGAAACAGCGTATAAAGGGACTTTTGAAGAAGTTTTTGGAGACATTCAAGATCCATACCAGTTATCCAAGCCGGACGATTATTTCGACTGGCACGATGCCATCGAAGAGCTGAAGCGAATTGATGATTGA
- a CDS encoding YecA family protein, translating into MDILNRLDPYLTTEDKNLRNFALHILENLPSIKPEWPDRLIRAAIDDPGFSARYLVALANSPVDSAEVPAFKEAVSKLQKTKLFPLRNLVKNLPLAVLVENSKEFSSLFTKEEWAFLVKLSEASKQKTDEMLMETLEKLDASPEYRPDLFDRAKTISRRQVEQDWIDRDILRQSFDLQMQAPYFDFTGIITVYRIKLLKDESFIADLAPLLARDEDILLEEVADALVAFQSDEVIRAIEPFTRIEYPIFTYDVMAQTFSPFAIETMKKHYWSIDDLEMKSVIIKGLTEQLASEGREEIEHFMTFVAKPRIYDTEEQAYGYFTVLGLDHPELGEWKRMASDPRNMDIQFNPLQPTQLTSSSSKAQAVSDKIGRNDPCPCGSGKKYKKCCGK; encoded by the coding sequence TTGGATATCCTCAACAGACTTGACCCGTACTTGACAACAGAAGATAAAAACCTGCGAAACTTTGCCTTGCATATCCTGGAAAATTTACCGTCGATCAAGCCGGAGTGGCCGGACCGGTTGATACGCGCAGCCATTGACGATCCCGGTTTTTCGGCCCGCTACCTTGTTGCGCTCGCTAACTCGCCGGTCGACAGTGCTGAAGTTCCGGCATTTAAAGAAGCGGTCAGCAAACTGCAGAAGACGAAGTTGTTTCCGCTTCGGAACCTGGTGAAAAACCTTCCACTTGCCGTTCTGGTCGAAAACAGCAAGGAGTTCAGCTCTCTCTTCACGAAAGAGGAATGGGCTTTTCTGGTCAAGCTCTCGGAAGCATCAAAACAGAAGACGGACGAAATGCTGATGGAAACGCTGGAAAAACTCGATGCATCGCCGGAATACCGACCGGATCTATTCGACAGAGCAAAAACCATCAGCCGCCGGCAAGTGGAACAGGATTGGATCGACCGGGACATCCTGCGCCAGTCATTCGACTTGCAGATGCAGGCGCCTTACTTCGACTTTACTGGTATCATTACTGTCTATAGAATCAAGCTGCTGAAAGACGAAAGCTTTATCGCGGATCTCGCTCCGCTCCTTGCGCGGGACGAAGATATCCTGCTCGAAGAAGTAGCCGATGCGCTGGTCGCTTTCCAATCCGATGAAGTTATACGAGCGATTGAGCCATTTACCCGGATCGAGTATCCCATTTTCACATATGATGTGATGGCACAGACATTCAGCCCCTTCGCGATTGAAACCATGAAAAAACACTATTGGTCCATCGATGACCTCGAGATGAAATCTGTCATCATCAAGGGGCTGACCGAACAGCTCGCCAGCGAAGGCCGGGAAGAGATCGAACACTTCATGACTTTCGTTGCCAAGCCGCGCATTTACGATACCGAGGAGCAGGCGTATGGTTATTTCACTGTTTTAGGCCTTGATCATCCGGAGCTTGGCGAATGGAAGCGCATGGCAAGCGATCCCCGCAACATGGATATCCAATTTAATCCGCTGCAACCGACTCAACTGACAAGTTCTTCATCGAAAGCGCAAGCTGTATCCGATAAAATCGGACGCAATGATCCATGTCCGTGCGGCAGCGGGAAGAAGTACAAAAAGTGCTGCGGGAAGTGA
- a CDS encoding type II toxin-antitoxin system HicA family toxin, which yields MPSFRDIERFCRRDGWEEYKKKGHHIYFMKVMEDGTVKRTKVSRGTGEVKGHLWKEILNKQLQVTEEEFNRIK from the coding sequence ATGCCTAGTTTCAGAGACATTGAACGCTTCTGTCGCCGGGATGGCTGGGAGGAGTATAAGAAAAAAGGACACCACATTTACTTCATGAAAGTGATGGAAGATGGAACCGTTAAACGGACGAAAGTTTCCAGAGGGACCGGAGAAGTCAAAGGGCATTTATGGAAAGAAATACTGAACAAGCAGTTGCAGGTTACAGAAGAGGAATTTAACCGGATCAAGTGA
- a CDS encoding TIGR02677 family protein: MKEEQFKRIKEATYLSTEKSGTYRAILRFFYIQHERMKEFLLPEEVFAHLKEYAGFEGYAMEELHGDLTQLVKWGNLFAQQESGNVRTIEEFKKRRFRYQCTPYTVEFERMLTGMEQNDTFGGSLEKTQFDRLYKCLKSIEASAEDNEETCAQHWDDVLTYFNKIRQNTSDYFAYLRSEDASEGMKSEAFLLYKDKFTAYLRDFIIALQQTASQIQGLLQSLGHRHMAAFFEKVARHEDKTFRFEQTGTEAVTEMEEKWTNIKDWFLGGEDSQYETVQRQTNEAIRRITRIVQRLGERNQQFRSRKDDYLHLADWFAGMDSVDEAHKLSSVVFGVFHTRHFHSDHIPTDDIYTDTWEEQPMDHETLPRIVKYGEKTKPTEMPDHRARKEEAKREHLKRRSEEKRVIEQYMNGSEIRLHELPAVEPYVRKLLLSWIGKAMVKEDRTIQTEYGTKVEVTLDPHETVLLESPDGTLEMPNARFRFIREEVTT; the protein is encoded by the coding sequence ATGAAAGAGGAACAGTTCAAGCGCATTAAGGAAGCGACGTATTTATCGACGGAGAAGTCCGGGACGTACCGGGCGATTCTGCGTTTCTTCTATATTCAGCACGAACGGATGAAGGAATTTTTATTGCCGGAGGAAGTATTCGCGCACCTCAAGGAGTATGCCGGGTTCGAAGGCTATGCGATGGAGGAACTCCACGGGGATTTGACACAGCTCGTGAAGTGGGGCAACCTGTTCGCCCAGCAGGAAAGCGGGAATGTGCGGACGATCGAGGAATTCAAGAAGCGCCGGTTCCGCTATCAGTGTACGCCGTACACCGTCGAGTTCGAACGCATGCTCACCGGCATGGAACAAAACGACACGTTCGGCGGCTCACTCGAGAAGACGCAGTTCGACCGCCTGTATAAATGCCTGAAGAGCATCGAGGCGTCCGCGGAAGATAATGAGGAAACGTGCGCGCAGCATTGGGATGATGTCCTGACTTATTTCAATAAAATTCGCCAGAACACGTCCGATTATTTCGCGTACCTCCGCAGTGAAGACGCGAGCGAAGGGATGAAATCGGAAGCGTTCCTTCTGTATAAGGACAAGTTCACGGCTTACTTGCGTGATTTCATCATCGCGCTGCAGCAGACGGCTTCGCAGATCCAAGGGCTGTTGCAGTCGCTTGGCCACCGGCACATGGCGGCGTTTTTTGAAAAAGTCGCCCGCCACGAGGACAAGACATTCCGCTTTGAACAGACGGGAACGGAAGCGGTCACCGAAATGGAAGAGAAATGGACCAATATCAAGGATTGGTTTTTGGGCGGCGAAGACAGCCAGTATGAGACGGTCCAGCGCCAGACGAACGAAGCGATCCGCCGCATCACGCGCATCGTGCAGCGGCTCGGTGAGCGCAATCAGCAGTTCCGGAGCCGGAAAGACGATTACTTGCACCTCGCCGATTGGTTCGCGGGAATGGATTCAGTCGACGAAGCGCATAAATTGTCATCGGTCGTGTTCGGCGTGTTCCATACGCGTCATTTCCATTCAGACCATATTCCGACCGATGATATCTACACTGATACGTGGGAAGAGCAGCCGATGGACCACGAGACGCTGCCGCGGATCGTGAAATACGGCGAAAAGACGAAACCGACGGAAATGCCGGACCACCGGGCGCGGAAAGAGGAAGCGAAGCGGGAGCATCTCAAGCGGCGCAGCGAGGAAAAGCGGGTCATCGAGCAGTACATGAACGGTAGCGAAATCCGCCTCCATGAATTGCCCGCTGTCGAGCCGTATGTGCGCAAGCTGCTGCTGTCGTGGATCGGCAAGGCGATGGTGAAGGAAGACCGGACGATCCAGACCGAATACGGGACGAAAGTGGAAGTGACGCTCGATCCGCATGAAACGGTGCTGCTGGAATCGCCGGACGGCACGCTTGAAATGCCGAATGCGCGCTTCCGCTTCATCCGGGAAGAGGTGACGACATGA
- a CDS encoding TIGR02678 family protein, whose protein sequence is MNEREERFDEQTEEALGLLFEQFWVLREDEPDAYRLIRDREHKLKRYISDKFGFDLVIRQHFIKLEKIPVEPKGWMGIQVFQEPMDYAIFCCALAFTEQKAVNEQFLLSDLTESIQDMYGGDFPLDWTDYRHRKSLVRALKEIARLKLIQTIDGNVELFQSDAEEEVLYEVAIYARYFMRSYPDDLFRFDSVDEILESEWQRHPDDRRRKRVYRQLLFSPVVHRSGEADADFAYIRNYRNSLRDDLEAHTPFRLEVFKNAAMLTLPERKRRYTLFPDQRGISSVALHVAAHLREQEGSEATELGEIRLPRQTFEAVVRQVKERHGHGWSKQHRDETDKETVAALLALWQEWELAETDTEHDMIVIRSGAGRMIGHYPKDYVKEVKQRGE, encoded by the coding sequence ATGAATGAACGGGAAGAGCGGTTTGATGAACAGACGGAAGAAGCGCTTGGGCTGTTATTCGAACAGTTCTGGGTGTTGCGGGAAGATGAGCCGGACGCGTACCGGCTGATCCGAGACCGGGAGCATAAGCTGAAGCGCTACATCAGCGATAAATTCGGCTTCGACTTGGTCATCCGCCAGCATTTCATCAAATTGGAGAAAATACCGGTCGAACCGAAGGGTTGGATGGGCATCCAAGTGTTCCAGGAGCCGATGGACTACGCCATTTTCTGTTGCGCGCTGGCGTTCACGGAACAAAAAGCGGTGAATGAGCAGTTTCTGCTGTCGGATTTGACGGAAAGCATCCAGGACATGTACGGCGGCGATTTTCCGCTCGACTGGACGGATTACCGGCACCGCAAATCGCTTGTGCGGGCGCTGAAGGAAATCGCCCGGCTGAAACTGATCCAGACAATCGACGGCAATGTGGAGCTGTTCCAGTCGGATGCCGAAGAGGAAGTGCTGTATGAAGTCGCGATTTACGCCCGCTATTTCATGCGGTCGTATCCGGATGATCTGTTCCGGTTTGATTCCGTCGATGAGATTCTGGAAAGCGAATGGCAGCGGCACCCGGACGACCGGCGGCGCAAGCGCGTCTACCGGCAGCTGTTGTTTTCGCCTGTCGTGCACCGGAGCGGGGAGGCGGATGCGGATTTCGCTTATATCCGCAATTACCGGAACTCGCTGCGCGACGATCTGGAAGCGCACACGCCGTTCCGGCTCGAAGTGTTCAAAAATGCGGCGATGCTGACGCTGCCGGAGCGGAAACGGCGCTATACGCTGTTCCCGGACCAGCGGGGCATCAGCAGTGTCGCGCTGCATGTGGCGGCGCATTTGCGAGAGCAGGAAGGCTCCGAAGCGACGGAACTCGGGGAGATCCGGCTGCCGCGCCAGACGTTCGAAGCGGTCGTGCGGCAAGTGAAAGAGCGGCACGGGCACGGCTGGAGCAAACAGCACCGCGATGAGACGGATAAGGAAACAGTTGCTGCGCTTCTTGCTCTGTGGCAGGAATGGGAACTGGCAGAGACGGACACGGAACATGACATGATCGTCATCCGGTCCGGCGCCGGGCGGATGATCGGTCATTATCCGAAAGACTATGTGAAAGAAGTGAAGCAACGTGGCGAATAA